From Cellulophaga lytica DSM 7489, a single genomic window includes:
- a CDS encoding LacI family DNA-binding transcriptional regulator: MKKVITLKHIARELEVSISTVSKALKNSEEISRDTKERIQAYAKLYNYRPNNIAISLKNKRTKNIGVIIPDIVHHFFTTVVRGIESYANSKGYNVIVCLSDESFDKEVINMEMLANGSIDGFIMSLSVETQLKNDYNHLKEITDQGIPLVMFDRVTDEIKCDKVIINDREGAYLAVKKLIANGRKKIALITTDNYLSIGKQRTEGYCDALRDHGLEVNENLILSLPQMKMDEKAISDFYDREEVDAVLCVHELFAMYSMRVALKKGLKVPEDIEFIGFTDGNLSKYAYPSLTAIAQHGEQMGEMASKMLIEKIESEKEEETYVTEVLQSTLVERESTKN; encoded by the coding sequence TTGAAAAAAGTTATCACCCTTAAACACATAGCAAGAGAGTTAGAAGTGTCTATATCTACTGTTTCTAAAGCACTTAAAAATAGTGAAGAAATAAGCAGAGATACTAAAGAGCGTATACAAGCTTATGCAAAACTTTACAATTACAGACCAAACAATATTGCAATTAGCTTAAAAAATAAGCGAACAAAAAATATAGGGGTAATTATTCCAGATATTGTGCATCATTTTTTTACAACTGTGGTACGTGGTATAGAGAGTTATGCCAATTCTAAAGGGTATAATGTTATTGTTTGTTTGTCCGATGAGTCTTTTGATAAAGAAGTTATAAATATGGAAATGCTTGCCAATGGCAGTATAGATGGCTTTATCATGTCTTTGTCTGTAGAAACACAATTAAAAAACGATTACAACCACCTTAAAGAAATTACAGATCAAGGTATTCCTTTGGTTATGTTTGATAGGGTTACAGATGAAATTAAGTGCGATAAAGTAATTATTAATGATAGAGAAGGTGCTTACTTAGCAGTTAAAAAGTTAATAGCAAACGGACGTAAAAAAATAGCATTAATTACCACAGATAATTATTTAAGTATTGGTAAGCAGCGTACAGAAGGGTATTGTGATGCTTTACGTGACCACGGTTTAGAGGTAAATGAAAATTTAATTTTAAGTTTGCCTCAGATGAAAATGGATGAAAAAGCCATTAGTGATTTTTATGATAGAGAAGAGGTAGATGCTGTTTTGTGTGTGCATGAGTTATTTGCAATGTACAGTATGCGTGTAGCGCTTAAAAAAGGATTAAAAGTGCCAGAAGATATAGAATTTATTGGCTTTACAGATGGTAATTTATCTAAATACGCTTACCCAAGTTTAACCGCAATTGCACAGCATGGAGAGCAAATGGGAGAAATGGCTTCTAAAATGTTAATAGAGAAAATTGAAAGCGAAAAAGAAGAAGAAACCTATGTAACAGAGGTCTTACAATCTACATTGGTAGAGCGCGAGTCTACTAAAAATTAA
- a CDS encoding glycerophosphodiester phosphodiesterase: MIKKLLVIGHRGAMGHKTENTLASVKKALELKVDMIEIDVFKIKSGEIIVFHDDEVNRLTNGTGKVEDYTWQQLQELTLVGNHKIPLLTTVLDTINAKVAVNVELKGAGTANDVNAILEEYINTKNWKLDQFFISSFNWDELIAMRTINSKIAIGVLTEEDPLQALPMAKQLKAVSINADEKDVTKNVVEAIQLQGFKLYTYTVNAPENIVRLKNLFVDGIFTNYPERVY, from the coding sequence ATGATTAAAAAATTACTTGTTATTGGCCATAGAGGTGCCATGGGGCATAAGACCGAAAATACCTTGGCATCTGTTAAAAAAGCCTTAGAATTAAAGGTTGATATGATAGAAATTGATGTCTTTAAAATTAAGAGCGGAGAAATTATTGTTTTTCATGATGATGAGGTCAATAGGCTAACAAATGGTACAGGCAAGGTTGAAGATTATACGTGGCAACAATTGCAAGAGCTTACGCTTGTAGGTAATCATAAAATACCACTACTAACCACAGTTTTAGATACTATTAATGCTAAAGTTGCTGTAAATGTGGAGCTAAAAGGTGCAGGCACAGCAAATGATGTAAATGCAATACTAGAAGAGTATATTAATACTAAAAACTGGAAATTAGACCAGTTTTTTATTTCTAGCTTTAATTGGGATGAGCTAATAGCAATGAGAACAATTAATAGCAAAATAGCTATTGGTGTGTTAACAGAAGAAGATCCGTTACAAGCATTACCTATGGCAAAACAATTAAAGGCGGTAAGTATAAATGCAGATGAAAAAGATGTAACAAAAAATGTAGTTGAAGCTATACAATTACAAGGATTTAAATTGTATACGTATACTGTTAATGCTCCAGAAAATATAGTAAGGTTAAAAAATTTATTTGTAGATGGTATATTTACAAATTATCCAGAACGTGTATACTAA